The following coding sequences lie in one Flavobacterium sp. 20NA77.7 genomic window:
- the pyk gene encoding pyruvate kinase yields the protein MHTSKKTKIVATLGPACSSKEVIKDMINAGVNVFRINFSHADYSDVKERIDIIRGLNDEFGYTTSILADLQGPKLRVGVMKEDVVVSKDDIITFTTAEDVLGTAERVYMNYKEFPKDVNPGERILLDDGKLIFEVVATDKKTEVVAKVIQGGPLKSKKGVNLPNTKVSLPALTKKDIQDAIFAIENDVDWIALSFVRTPKDLQDLKDLIAKHSDHKIPIVAKIEKPEAVENIDKIVINCDGLMVARGDLGVEVPAQEVPLIQKKLILKAKTARIPVIVATQMMETMITSLTPTRAEVNDVANSVMDGADAVMLSGETSVGNYPVQVIETMSSIIQSVEDSSLIQVPHNAPNIRNSRFITKSVCFHAALMADDINARAITTLTNSGYTAFQISAWRPKSHILVFTSNKRIVTQLNLLWGVRAFYYDKFVSTDDTIEEINQICKEKKYVKKGDMVINLAAMPIANKGMVNTLRVSEME from the coding sequence ATGCATACGAGTAAAAAAACAAAAATTGTTGCCACATTAGGCCCTGCATGTAGCTCTAAAGAAGTGATAAAAGACATGATAAATGCAGGTGTAAATGTTTTCAGAATCAATTTTTCTCATGCTGATTATTCAGATGTAAAAGAGCGAATAGATATCATTAGAGGATTAAACGATGAATTTGGATATACAACTTCCATATTAGCTGACTTACAAGGACCAAAACTTAGAGTGGGTGTAATGAAAGAAGACGTTGTTGTATCAAAAGACGACATCATTACTTTTACTACTGCAGAAGACGTTTTAGGTACTGCAGAAAGAGTTTATATGAATTACAAAGAATTTCCAAAAGATGTAAATCCAGGTGAACGTATCTTATTAGACGATGGAAAACTAATATTTGAAGTTGTTGCTACAGATAAAAAAACAGAAGTTGTTGCAAAAGTAATTCAAGGTGGTCCCTTAAAATCTAAAAAAGGAGTTAACCTTCCTAATACAAAAGTTTCTTTACCTGCTTTAACCAAAAAAGACATTCAAGATGCCATTTTTGCAATTGAAAATGATGTAGATTGGATTGCATTATCATTTGTAAGAACACCAAAAGACTTACAAGATTTAAAAGACCTTATTGCTAAACATTCAGATCATAAAATTCCGATTGTAGCTAAAATAGAAAAACCAGAAGCAGTTGAAAATATTGATAAAATTGTCATAAACTGTGACGGATTAATGGTAGCTAGAGGTGATTTAGGGGTAGAAGTGCCTGCGCAAGAAGTGCCTCTAATTCAAAAAAAATTAATTCTAAAAGCAAAAACCGCTCGTATTCCTGTAATTGTAGCTACACAGATGATGGAAACTATGATTACAAGCTTAACGCCTACACGTGCTGAAGTTAATGACGTAGCAAACTCTGTGATGGATGGAGCAGATGCTGTAATGCTTTCAGGAGAAACTTCAGTAGGAAATTATCCTGTTCAAGTTATTGAAACCATGTCAAGTATTATTCAAAGTGTAGAAGACTCTTCTTTAATTCAAGTTCCTCATAATGCGCCAAACATTAGAAATTCAAGATTTATTACAAAATCTGTATGTTTTCATGCGGCATTAATGGCCGATGATATTAATGCTAGAGCAATCACAACATTAACAAACAGTGGATATACTGCTTTTCAAATTTCTGCTTGGAGACCAAAATCTCATATTTTAGTGTTTACATCAAACAAAAGAATTGTAACCCAACTAAATTTATTATGGGGCGTAAGGGCTTTTTACTATGATAAATTTGTAAGCACTGACGATACCATTGAAGAAATTAATCAGATTTGTAAAGAGAAAAAATACGTTAAAAAAGGCGACATGGTTATCAACCTTGCAGCGATGCCAATTGCAAACAAAGGAATGGTAAATACACTTCGTGTTTCTGAAATGGAATAA
- a CDS encoding IPExxxVDY family protein, which yields MANLKLTIDDFYSSDFELIAIHTSLEDYKLAFHINKTLELSLSKSQKEISIKSNEGIGVFSWFCYDDSKHDLEWNLLANKTAVASEQLNIGLFNETAFALQMHLIPELKKADYLLKIENLDYRFDTKKVIRKISEINQISTTYIVDAENIKSINNLIF from the coding sequence ATGGCAAACTTAAAACTTACAATTGATGATTTTTACTCAAGTGATTTTGAGTTAATTGCCATTCATACCTCTCTAGAGGACTATAAACTAGCTTTTCATATTAATAAAACTTTAGAACTTTCCTTGTCAAAAAGTCAAAAAGAAATTTCTATAAAATCAAATGAGGGAATAGGGGTTTTTTCTTGGTTCTGTTATGATGACAGTAAACATGATTTAGAATGGAATTTATTAGCAAATAAAACAGCTGTTGCTTCAGAACAACTAAATATTGGTTTGTTCAATGAAACAGCTTTTGCTTTACAAATGCACTTAATTCCTGAATTAAAAAAAGCCGATTATTTGTTGAAAATTGAAAATTTAGATTATCGGTTTGATACTAAAAAAGTGATACGTAAAATAAGTGAAATAAACCAGATTTCTACAACATATATTGTAGATGCAGAAAATATAAAATCAATTAACAATTTAATTTTTTAA